One Triticum urartu cultivar G1812 unplaced genomic scaffold, Tu2.1 TuUngrouped_contig_4599, whole genome shotgun sequence genomic window, ACCGTAAGGCGGCGTTGTCGGCTGAAGGAAGCGCCCTGTCCGCGGGCTGTGACACCATGCTcgacgacgccgacgaggacATGGGCAGCATTGACGCGTCCGGGCTGAATTACGACTCGGAGGACGGGAGGGACGTGGAGGAGAGCGGCAGGAAGGACGGCAAGGAGTCGAACGCCAACAGCACGGTGACCGGCGGCGCTGCGGCTgaagggaagggaaagaagaaggGAATGCCAGCCAAGAACCTCATGGCGGAGCGTCGTCGTCGGAAGAAGCTCAATGACCGGCTCTACATGCTCAGGTCCGTCGTGCCGAAGATCAGCAAGGTGAGAAATTATTTGTGTGCGCCTCAGCGCCTTATCAGAGTTTCGTAAAGTACACAAGGAAATACTAGTTGTTGCTTGTGTTTAGGTTGAGTAGGTTTAAGCAAAAGTTTATGGCcatatgcatcgttctgatgcagaggccggggcctgacccccttttcgaaaaaaaaggTTTAGGgactctttgattcgtaggatttcccaaatgcaggaataggaaaaacgtgggattggaatggcatgtcatcttgaatcctacatgattgtatgagtgtttgattgtgcataagAAAAACATaggattctttcaaagaggtttgagtggatggaaaatttcctatgaaatctagtgcaaataaATCCTATGGGAAAATTCCTacggtttacaatcctacgaatcaaacaacccacataggaaaaaatcctaaggattagaatccttcaaaattcctttgagaatcctttgaatcaaagaagcccttaagcAATTTTGCTACATCACATAATCTTGACGAATTTTGTGCATTTTGGTTGTCTACAGGACCAGATCTTCAATTTCATTCCAGCAAATGTTATCTTAGATGTTAAATGTTCTCCCTATTTGGCGTGGCGATAATTGTAATATTTTTAGGATGATTATCATGGAGTATCTGATTGCCTGAGGAATTAGATTAGAGTAACTTTAGTTTTTTACTGCAGATAAATTATTTTCCATCTTATTGCCAGTCTTTGTCTCTGCTGCCTCATGTTCAGTTTTCACTCAATTATCGTAGAGTTGTAGAGAGAAAGATCATAAAAATAGTTACATAATAAAAATCGGTCAGTTATTGCGCATTTTAGGTGCAGGTTTCTGTGTAGAGTTGTGGATGCACGCCAGTTTAAAGAATGTGTCATAGAAATTTAAGCCTTGTTGGCCACACACTCCTTGGTCTGTCTAGCTTTGTGATTTACTCCAGTATCCGCAGTCCCACTTTTCTGTTTAGCTCTACTGATGATTATCTCTATTGGCATGGCCATAATCTTGCCTTACTTAGAAAGGCTACTGAATTTATATTCCTAGGACTAAACAATCTCTGCATACAATTCACCAACTATCATTTCTCTCTATGCGTAGCTAGTCTAGCGAACTGATGTATGTGGTTGCAATGGGCAGATGGACAGGGCTTCGATTCTCGGTGACGCGATCGAGTACCTCAAGGAGCTCCTGCACAAGATCAGCAATCTTCAGAATGAGCTTGAATCATCCCCTTCCATGCCCTCGCTGCCTCCGACGCCCACAAGCTTCCACCCTGTGACTCCGACGTTGCCCGCGCTGCCGTCCCGCGTGAAGGAGGAGCTCTGCCCGAGTGCGCTGCCAAGCCCTACCGGCCAGCAGCCAACCGTGAGTATCTATCTCTTGAGACCTCTGAATTTCACTCAGGAAATTCAGACCTTGACGTGACAATGGTATCCTTTTTTGTCCCCCTTGGCTTGCAAAAGGTTGAGGTTAGGCTCCGGGAAGGCCGGGCCGTCAACATCCACATGCTGTGCCCTCGCAGGCCCGGGCTTGTGCTCTCTGCCATGAAGGCGATCGAAGCCCTTGGTCTTGATGTGCAGCAGGCCGTTATCAGCTGCTTCAATGGCTTTGCCTTGGACGTCTTCAAGGCTGAGGTATGGCATTGTAGTCCATGTCTGTCGTCACCTTTCAGAAACAATGAAGAGAAAACTCGACTTATCTTGCTCACTCggctccttcttcttcttggcatcaGCAATGCAAGGATGGCCCTGGTCTTCAGCCCGAGGAGATCAAGGCGGTTCTCTTGCAATCCGCGGGGTTCCATCTTCCCGCGATgtaggagggagggagggaggggcagccagCCAAGTGCAGAGGATAGTGCTGTATCTAAGGAATTTCTTTTTACAACAAGTAGCGGTGTTTTCCGGGAGAAGCTACCTCACCTTGGGTAGTCTGAAACCCCTTCCCAGAACCGATTTATCTGCGAGTCTTTTAGAGTCCAAAATAATGTCGGCAATCTGTTATTAGTACGAGTACCTAACATTGCTTATGCCTGATGTTACCTTATTTTTCAGTACATCGTGTATAAGTTTGAACGAGACTTGTGTGGATCATTGAAGCGTAACACATTGTTAGATGATGTGTCTTTTCGGTTCCTTGCGTGATGTTTTTCTGGCGTCTTTGTGGTTGCTGTGGCTTGGATTTGGTTTGCAAAATCCAAACGGTGTTGTGCAGGTCAGTTATTGGAagcacagagagagagagagcaagcAGGCAAAAGTGGTCCTTGTGCTGGACCCAACGACAACGGTCTTCACTGCAGCCTGGCACTAGCAGGGCTGGATTTGGCTGGTTTCCAATCAAAGCTTGCTACTCCGGTAAGAAAAGAAAGAGAGGACCAACAGCCGGTATCTCGCTGTAAACAGTACGTACTACGGAGATCCGCGACAATTAATTTCCGAGGCATGGCAAAGACTGCGAATACAGGACGTGAAATGCACTGTTGATGTCACTGCTGCAGAGCTGCTCTGCTGGACCACGGAAGCCGATCTACTGCCTCACCTTGACCTTCTGTGAAACTCAAACCGAAAATAAACTCGTTACTCGACGATTCCAGTGTCACTCGTTACTTGTTCCTTGTCACGCTGGCCTAGCTCCAACGAAGATGACAAAGTGCCGATCCAACACTAATCAAGACTAGAACCCTCCAAAGGAGGGCCCCCCTATATATTACTTGAGCTCACACTAAAAATTATGGACATAAAAGTTAGCTATACAATCTGCTCTCTTCATGTTCTAAAACGCCAAAAAGCCCCCCATGCCCGTCTGATGCGGCAGGAGCAGATATTGAGCACCCGTTAGCAGCCTCGCATTTTCTCCGGATCCGTAGCACAAAACAGTAGAAGGGAAACAAGATAGCGTTAGACACAGCCCCATACGTAGCAAAACTCTTTCAGCAACCCTCTATCTAGATGAAACAAGAATACAAGGGGAAAACATCTCTCTGTTTACGACCACAACTGGCTACAAGCAAACATGCACCTGGAACAGGAAGAAAATTGCTGACTATACACAACATGTCGTACAGAACAGAGAGAGCTACATATTGAGCTACAAATCTATCGGCGCAGTGATGGTTGAGACGAGCCAAAAGGAGAATCAATTTTGACTCTATTCTATTTGGAGAAACCTAGTAGAGCTCCTACAAAAAATGTCGGATACGTCAAAACTTCAGTACATTCCTTTGAAAACGGTGCTTGTTCGGCAGATGCTTGCTCCATGCTCCTCGTAATCTTCCTTTGTGTGGCAGCACTGAATGACAACAGAAAAAATAATCACTTAATTCCATGTATGACTGAATTCATAGCCCAATTACAAATGGCAATGTCTGGAGTGGCGTAATAGTAACTTGGCCTTCCATCGACATACAACAGTTAATATAGCAGAAATATATGCACTAATATTCACTTCTGCGTGTGAAATGAAGTGTCAAGTGGCAGGTACCTCGAAGAATTCATGGCTGGATGCAGCTACAGAACCCCCAAACCAAACTGCATAGCTCTGTATAGGATGGGTGACTACGTTGACCTCAACAGGCTGGCATCAAATAATAGACAAACGAAACATACAGAATCAATCACATATAGACTATTGATTACAACAGGCTGACATTCAAACATGAACATATAGAGGGCAATTCAACTAGTTACGGCATGAGCTCAGTCAAGCATTGTTGTACTTACTTTCACCTCCACGCGATGACGCGCATTAGTTTCGGCAACACGTTCGTCTACTATCTTCTTTATATTATTTTGGAGTCTCTTGTGGAAGTCTTTAAACATGGTAGTTCCACCAGATAATACTATGTTCTGCAAATAGTGGAATTTCATAGTGTCACATCAACATGTCACTTTCTATTCTTACATgtgtttgcagagctcaaagaaAGCACCTTATACAAAGCTCTCCTTGTGTCAATTGGCGCAGATTGAACACAGCTGTCAATCAGTTCAGGTAAAGGAGTGGAGAAGTCAGGAGAATACATCTCAGGATGGAAGAAGATCTGCATTTGTGTTATTAAAAAGTTACACTGGTTCCAACTACTACTTGTGTCAAGTGCAAGAGCAAGGACACTTGTAAACTGTTGCCTCTTTATTCTGATAAAAATGCGTAACAACCTACAGAATTAAGTTCAGCTAAAAACAAACATAAAATTATAGGGATTTCCTTTAGAGCTTCTCGATATATTTCATAACCCGCATAGACTAATGATAAACCATTGCCCGAGAAAAGTCCCGAGCTACTTATTATTTACGTATTTATGAATAAAGAAAATCATGATCCAAATTCCCATATAATGGTCAAACCTGTCTGTCAGTCAGATGATACTTCTATAAGTATGTAATAAGGCATTGCAACCTCAAGTCTAAACGTGCAAAGGCGTCCATTGATTTGATGACTGGTTATAAGAGCTTAGCAGTTCAACATAGTTTCATACCTGTGAACCATCAGAATTACTAATTTAATCTGTTGGGACCCCGTATTTTCATTATTACTATAAATCTTGAAGAATGAAATGATTTCTTCAATCGGTCATATAAGACTGTTTTAGATGCCTACACCTGCCACCTGGACAGGAGTGTAGACAACATAGAAAAGTACAAGGTGGCAAAGAAAGCCGCAAAGTGAGCTGTGAGTAAAGTAAGGGGTCAGGCGTATGAGGACCTCTGCTAGCACTTAGACATGAAGAAAGGcgaaagggacatctataagatggTCAAGATCCGAGAAAGGAAGATGAGGGATGTCAaccaagtcaaatgcatcaaggacaGAGCAGATCAACTCctggtgaaggacgaggagattaaACACAGATGGCGGGAGTACTTCGACAAGCTGTTCAATGGAGAGAATGGGAGCTATATTATTGAGCTCGACGACTACTTTGATGATACCAGCAGGCGCTTTGTGCGACGAATCCAAGAGTCTGAGGTCAGggaggctttaaaaaggatgaaaggaggcaaggcgatggaccctgattgtatccccattgaggtgtggagAGGCCTCAGAGACAGCGATAGTATGGCTAACtaagcttttcaacctcattttttgggcaaacaagatgccagaagaatcgaggctgagtgttggccgactaaaaggcgacatgttcaacagttaggtgtagCGGAGATGCGCATGtagagatggatgtgtggccacacaaGGATCGGGTCTGGTATGATGATATATGtgagagttggggtagcaccgattgaagagaagcttgtccaacgtCGGCTGAGATGGTTCGGACATATACAGCGCAGTGCATAGGGGACGGTTAAAGTGTGCTGATAATGTCAAGAGAGGTTGGGGTAGATCAAACTTGACATCAGAGGAGTCCGTAAAGAGAGAGCTGAAGGACTGGAatatcaccaaagaactagccaTGGATAGGGGCGTGTGGAAGTTAGCTATCCACGTGCCAGAACCATGAGCTGGTTTCAAGATCTTATGGGTCAACTCTAGCCTACcgcaacttgtttgggactaaaggcttagTTGTTGTTTGTTGTTGATTAAGGGTAAAGTAAGAACAGAATGACTTAAATTGCATTGACAACGTAAACTGACAAGCATTCTGAGAAAAAATGGCAAGGCTAAAACAACATCTATTTTGAAACAGAGGGAGAATAATGAATAGGCCCACTGCATGAAAAATTCCCACGAAATTGAATGGTAGAATACGGTGTACGGACAAACCTCTGGTCCAAGAAAACGCTCATATCCAATGTCAACTGTGTATGGAACCCCAGTCTTCGGTTTGATTGCAGACCATTGTTTGATATATTTACTAGGCTTGCTGTCATGCTTCTTGAACTCCTGAAATTATACAATTCAACCGCCTATCATACTTGTGAACAGATAAATCCATAAAGAAAAAGGAATATGAATAAATGAGTTGGTATTGCAAAAGGTGAAGTCCAAAAGGTAGGTATTAGTCGCTATTACAACAacacaagcaaacatatgcagcATGTAGACCAGTTCCATATAACAAAATAACAGTGATTTCTCAGCATTGCACAGAATAGGTTTTATATATTTGACTTTAGTGGAGAAACTTCAACTCTCAAATATTCCACTGAATGATGTGCTTGTGTAGATCATTGGAAAATACAAGGACAAGAAAATATAATATCAAGACATTGGTTCCAAGCAGCACAGTACCTTGACAATGTCTGAAGGAGTATAGCAATACGTTTCTTTCACCCTACGAGCTATATCCAAAGCATCATCAGGTGGAAGAAGCTCACCCCTTTCCTGCATAACGCACGATGATACTAAATCACCAACAGAATTTCATATTATAATACTACTACACGCCATAAGCATAAAAGCAGCCATGTACGTGCAGAAATCTGTCCCCTCTGATCACCAATGAATGTTGTTTTGGACATAGACGCAGATTTTGATCATCAATTTATACAAAAATATGTTGCTTGAGATAAAAATAATTATGCATTACAAAAATGTATTCTCACAATGAATCTAGTAATGCCAATTTCATGTTGTCAATGTAGGTAATATTTTCTATTGTAATGGTCAAACTTAACAATGTTTGACTGGTCCAAATCCTAAAACAAACTACATTTGTGATCAGAGTACCATGTTTCACTAGCTTCTACAGAATGGCCACAACCAAATATTCATGGCAAATGATGTCGCACTAGTTCTGCAGTAAAATGGAGTTTCTTGCCCAGATGACAACATTCCAGTTTTTCATTTTAAATTACATATTTTCATTCAATCTAAAGTTGCAGCTGAGGCTAAGAGGCCACCCAAACATTATGGCAGCTGTTATGGACATTGATCCACAATGAGATAATTTGGGTATAGTAAAGGTCTGAAGACCAATGAGAGGGTCCTCTACTGTCCGGAAGCAGGgctcatccctgacttggaagaGAAGCTCCGAGGCTTATTGGAACTTTTGTTCATTGATTTGTTGTCTAAAAACAGGTAAATGCTAGTCATTTATATAAAACAACTAACTTGATCCACAAATTGGATCACAACTTAATTTAAAGTACAAATAGCATCCAACATGGGCATTTCAACTCGTTCTAGTTTTATGCAAGTACAAGTCTATTATTGTTGCTGGTTCCGCATAATTCCGCTGCACATACGACTCAAAACCAATAACAGCAACACTTGTGAATGCAATGGTGCAGGTTTTGTTTTCTAGATTTGTGTGATCTAGATAAAAAATTGCCATATTTCATAAGAGAACATGTTCACAAAATCAACTTCTTGTGGATGATATATGGTCTGTGGGTATAATATGGGGGAGACTGGAGCCTTAGCCCTTAGGTATCCTTACAAAAGGAATGCGAACTCTTCCAAGTTGATTAATCAAGCAACCATACTGAGCAGTGCAAAACTAATGTCAGGATACCAAGCAATAACGCACAACAGATCTAGGGTTCACATATTAACATGATCACTTACAAGGAGGCTTCAGAATAGATATCCATGAAAGTAGAAACTATTTGACTGAAGCATTGTTTTGGCTTTGTTGACCGAAATGCAGTGTTATCCGATTATTACTATCATTGAACTATCCAGATAAATATTCTAACATGATAAATATTTGCCGAAGTACCTAACAAAtacatgatggtctcttcttacTGCCAACACATTTCCTTTTTCCTGGATAATTCCATACCACCCAAACTTCAGGAAAATCCAAAaattgctattcaattgttctggTTTAGTCGGTACTGCACAAACTTGCTTCAATTAATGTATTTGCAATATGCAAGTACTGGATACAGAACCTATTCATGGACAGCACAAGGACGTCGACACCCCAACATAACCGCAGGAAAATGTGAGAAGAAAATTAAATACCTGTAAGAGCTGCATAACAAACTGAGTTACATCACTTCCGGAAAGAGGAAAAGACTTTATGCTACTCCCAATTACATAGCCGTTCACAACTGGCACAATATGTGGAGCTCCATCCCCAATGTCAACTACTACACCTGTCATATCAGACTGACAAAATATATTGGTCAAACTCACGAGAAGAGTTGTATCCTGCCAGAATACATGGCTTTAGATGAGTCTACTTCATCAATGATGATTACTCCTAtggtagtactccctccgtcccaaaattcttgtcttaaatttgtctagatacggatgtatctaatactaaaacgtgacttgatacatccgtatttagacaaatctaagacaagaattttgggacggagggagtactatttatGTCTAGAACAAAATATCTTTACAGAGCTTCACAACCACAATTCTAGATAAACATAAGTTTTAGTTAGCAAGTTAATTGGCGCTCATTGCAGAATTGGGGAGTGAGAAATAAGCAGTCGTCACATAATTCTCACGAAATGGTTTCTTCATATCATGAGGTTGTGTTACGCTCAAAATTCTCCAGGATCCATGCTTATGAGTACGGAATAGTAAAACATATCTCCAAATTGGAATGGAAACTCCAGGGGCTGGCAAGCAACAAGTACGATATGAATGGGTAATATATCCAAAGATGGACCAAAATTTTGTCGAAACATGCAAGGCAACAATTCCAAAGAACAATCTGTAAAATGTAAAAGGGGAGTTTATCTTAATGTGGGTATGAGATCAATATGAGAATTTTGGTTATCTGTTAAAACATTCACAAGGTGATGTGTTCCAGTGAAAGAGATGAAGTTCACGGGATGATGACCATCTTGATACTTGATCAAACAAAAGCATGAAAGGAGGTGAATTCAAGACCTACCACAGAATCTTCTGAATCCTCTTCAGAAAGACTTTTCAGATATGCAAATCCAGCAGAAAGGCTGAGCACAGATTGCACAGAAATATATAGACCAGGGACATTAAAGGTCTCAAACATAATTTCTCCCATACATTCACGACTTTCCGGCGTACTGACAGGACTATCTGTAAGTAGGAAGTAGTGTTCCTCAGGATTGCACCGTAGATAATTGAAAATGGATTGCTGCCAAAATCTCTCCATTGTATCCCAGTCATTCACCTGGGGAGCAGGGAAAAAGATATGACATAGTGGCATGGTGCACCCGCGAAGGACAATATTACAAACAGAAAATGTATATGCATACCTGACCATGACGAATTGGGCTTCTTAAACTGTACAGGCCACTAGATTTGAAATGTGACAGAGCCTCATCCCCGATAAAAAAATCAAGATCAGCCATGACACCTGCATTATACTGTGCTAGCCAATTTGCACTACTGCACTGCTCTGATTGGTCCAAGAAAGATTCATTCACAGCTACTACAGTAGGGATGGTGAAAGACGGCTCGGAGTTACCAGCAAACCCAAGTTTGCTATACCTAAACATAAGAGCATACAGATTATGCAAGGACACAGTGTGATGAGCTTAATAGAGCAAATTTTGCATGTGACATGCATATGGAAAATTTCAAGCGGCTTTGAAGAAACCAAAACAATCTGACTTCAAGATAAAACGCTTGTGCTCGGGAACAATTATTTCCTGCCTTCTATCGCAGTCCGTTAACGATTGTCATTTTTATGTTTCACGGAGCACACATAGTGCATCAGTTAAGACATGTTATAGTACTTCGTAATAGTCTACAGTGTAACAGCAACAATTTGAGCTAAAGGACTAGAACAACATTACTAACTATAATCCTAAAAAAGTAGAAGCAGTCCCTATATTTTCCGTTCGTAGCTCCAACCATTAAACAGACAGATATTGCCTCACCGCTGGCAGCGTGGATTTAAAGACTTAACCAATAATGAATGGAGCAACACCTAGTTCAACCAATGATGAAATAAAGATAGCCATAGAAAGTCCATAAACCCAGTTTCAATTCTTCCTACCTTAAGTTCACTGTGGTATTTTTTTTCAAACACGCATAGAAATCCGTGTCATTTTA contains:
- the LOC125528052 gene encoding transcription factor ICE1-like (The sequence of the model RefSeq protein was modified relative to this genomic sequence to represent the inferred CDS: added 781 bases not found in genome assembly); translated protein: MLSRFNNSLWMQEDDGHEQQGLGHEQPPAMGQEAGHHHDQHLLAMPTGGGGGFRAPSMLDEDWYFGAGAVGDGAANGSMALVPAAMEASGSSSGFGAGPQMFPLLNLGGTGPFDVSGFDLGGSGTGGGDFTAFLGAGNASNTSPVSLLPHGNTGFLGSFGGFGTAPAQMTEFGGLAGFDLFDTGAGGGGGGGSGSSSEGPAAPVSLTAPFSGRGKAAVLRPLEIFPPVGAQPTLFQKRALRRNAGEEDDDRKRKAAVAAEGSALSAGCDTMLDDADEDMGSIDASGLNYDSEDGRDVEESGRKDGKESNANSTVTGGAAAEGKGKKKGMPAKNLMAERRRRKKLNDRLYMLRSVVPKISKMDRASILGDAIEYLKELLHKISNLQNELESSPSMPSLPPTPTSFHPVTPTLPALPSRVKEELCPSALPSPTGQQPTVEVRLREGRAVNIHMLCPRRPGLVLSAMKAIEALGLDVQQAVISCFNGFALDVFKAEQCKDGPGLQPEEIKAVLLQSAGFHLPAM
- the LOC125528053 gene encoding actin-related protein 3-like, which encodes MDPSERPAVVFDNGTGYSKLGFAGNSEPSFTIPTVVAVNESFLDQSEQCSSANWLAQYNAGVMADLDFFIGDEALSHFKSSGLYSLRSPIRHGQVNDWDTMERFWQQSIFNYLRCNPEEHYFLLTDSPVSTPESRECMGEIMFETFNVPGLYISVQSVLSLSAGFAYLKSLSEEDSEDSVSDMTGVVVDIGDGAPHIVPVVNGYVIGSSIKSFPLSGSDVTQFVMQLLQERGELLPPDDALDIARRVKETYCYTPSDIVKEFKKHDSKPSKYIKQWSAIKPKTGVPYTVDIGYERFLGPEIFFHPEMYSPDFSTPLPELIDSCVQSAPIDTRRALYKNIVLSGGTTMFKDFHKRLQNNIKKIVDERVAETNARHRVEVKPVEVNVVTHPIQSYAVWFGGSVAASSHEFFECCHTKEDYEEHGASICRTSTVFKGMY